One genomic segment of Rivularia sp. PCC 7116 includes these proteins:
- a CDS encoding secondary thiamine-phosphate synthase enzyme YjbQ — protein sequence MSHYQKLLRVSTLGKSLYNITPKIEAIVADSGIETGLCTLFLRHTSASLLIQENADPNVLEDLANFMAKLVPESANYIHDDEGPDDMPAHIRTAITHTSEHIPINRGHLVLGTWQGIYIWEHRQRNHSRELVVHISG from the coding sequence CTTGGTAAGTCTTTGTACAACATTACTCCTAAAATTGAAGCAATAGTTGCTGATTCGGGAATAGAAACCGGGCTTTGTACTTTGTTTTTACGCCATACTTCTGCTAGTTTATTGATTCAAGAAAACGCAGACCCTAACGTATTAGAAGATTTAGCTAATTTTATGGCTAAACTCGTTCCTGAATCGGCAAACTATATACATGATGATGAAGGCCCGGATGATATGCCAGCACATATACGTACTGCAATTACTCATACCTCAGAACATATTCCTATTAATCGAGGACATTTAGTTTTAGGAACTTGGCAAGGTATTTACATTTGGGAACATCGACAGCGCAATCATTCTAGAGAGTTAGTTGTCCATATTTCTGGATAA